A genomic region of Nymphaea colorata isolate Beijing-Zhang1983 chromosome 2, ASM883128v2, whole genome shotgun sequence contains the following coding sequences:
- the LOC116247355 gene encoding cationic peroxidase 1-like, translating into MANYSSFLSFFVVLLCACNGVSASLSKTHYHSTCPQAFSVIKKTVVEAVKKEARMGASLLRLHFHDCFVNGCDASVLLDDVPGKINGEKTAPPNNMSLRGFDVVDTIKANVEKVCPGVVSCADILAVAARDSVVAVIGGPTWDVRVGRRDSTNASFDGAIANLPAPNSNISTLIEKFRNQKLTRVDLVALSGAHTIGQARCVLFRDRLYNDSDIDPSFKQSLEAGCPLSGNDNKDFPLDVATPTLFDNQYYKNLQQEKGLLHSDQVLLNSSITSHFVNRYTSSSTRFFRAFAKAMIKMGNVTPLTGKKGEIRVNCRKVNG; encoded by the exons ATGGCTAACTACTCCTCTTTCCTCAGCTTCTTCGTCGTCCTCCTCTGCGCCTGCAATGGAGTCAGTGCAAGCCTGTCAAAAACTCACTACCATTCAACCTGTCCTCAAGCCTTTTCTGTCATTAAAAAAACCGTGGTAGAAGCTGTCAAGAAGGAAGCCCGGATGGGAGCGTCCCTGCTTCGCCTTCACTTCCACGACTGCTTCGTGAAT GGTTGCGATGCATCAGTTCTATTGGACGACGTCCCGGGCAAAATAAATGGGGAGAAAACGGCGCCGCCGAATAATATGTCGCTGAGAGGGTTCGACGTGGTGGACACAATCAAGGCTAACGTGGAGAAGGTGTGTCCGGGTGTGGTGTCGTGCGCCGACATTCTCGCCGTCGCAGCACGCGACTCCGTCGTGGCCGTAA TTGGGGGGCCTACGTGGGATGTAAGAGTGGGAAGAAGAGATTCAACCAATGCCAGCTTTGATGGCGCCATTGCTAATCTTCCTGCTCCGAACTCAAACATCAGCACTCTGATCGAAAAATTTCGCAACCAAAAGCTTACCAGAGTGGATCTTGTAGCTTTATCAG GAGCACATACAATTGGTCAAGCAAGATGCGTACTGTTCCGAGATCGCTTATACAATGACTCAGACATAGACCCTTCCTTCAAGCAATCTCTGGAAGCAGGGTGCCCATTGAGTGGGAACGACAACAAGGATTTCCCTCTAGATGTTGCTACACCAACTCTGTTTGATAACCAGTACTACAAGAACTTACAGCAAGAGAAGGGACTTCTTCACTCAGATCAGGTCCTCTTAAATTCAAGCATTACCTCTCATTTTGTCAACAGATACACCTCAAGTAGCACAAGGTTCTTCAGAGCGTTTGCGAAGGCAATGATCAAGATGGGTAATGTCACCCCTCTCACCGGAAAGAAGGGGGAGATCAGAGTAAACTGCAGGAAAGTGAATGGGTGA